The Streptomyces europaeiscabiei genome window below encodes:
- a CDS encoding ROK family transcriptional regulator: METPGSQSSLHRANLERVVRAVRLAGSLTQAEIARTTGLSAATVSNIVRELKDGGTVEVTPTSAGGRRARAVSLSGDAGIVIGVDFGHTHLRVAIGNLAHQVLAEEAEPLDVDASSTQGFDRAEQLVTRLIEAIGVDPTKIAGVGLGVPGPIDVESGSLGSTAILPGWTGTKPAAEMRDRLGVTVHVDNDANLGALGELVWGSGRGVRDLAYIKVSSGVGAGLVIDGKIYRGPGGTAGEIGHITLDESGPVCRCGNRGCLETFAAARYVLPLLQSSHGTDLTMEGVVRLARDGDPGCRRVIADVGRHIGSGVANLCNLLNPSRVVLGGDLAEAGELVLGPIRESVGRYAIPSAARQLSVLPGALGGRAEVLGALALALSEMGDSTLLDGTLSAATPAFT; the protein is encoded by the coding sequence ATGGAGACTCCGGGATCGCAGTCGTCGCTGCACCGAGCAAATCTCGAGCGCGTCGTACGGGCGGTGCGGCTGGCCGGGTCGCTCACTCAGGCGGAGATCGCCAGGACGACCGGCCTGTCCGCGGCCACGGTCTCCAACATCGTGCGCGAGCTGAAGGACGGTGGAACCGTCGAGGTCACGCCCACGTCGGCGGGCGGCCGCCGGGCGCGCGCGGTCTCGCTCAGCGGTGACGCCGGGATCGTGATCGGCGTGGACTTCGGGCACACGCATTTGCGCGTCGCGATAGGGAATCTCGCCCATCAGGTGCTCGCCGAGGAGGCCGAGCCGCTGGACGTGGACGCCTCCTCGACCCAGGGGTTCGACCGGGCGGAGCAGCTGGTCACCCGGTTGATCGAGGCCATCGGTGTGGATCCTACGAAGATCGCGGGTGTGGGTCTCGGCGTGCCGGGACCGATCGACGTGGAGTCGGGGTCGCTCGGCTCCACCGCCATTCTGCCGGGCTGGACCGGCACCAAGCCCGCCGCCGAGATGCGCGACCGCCTCGGTGTGACGGTGCACGTGGACAACGACGCCAACCTCGGCGCCCTCGGTGAGCTGGTCTGGGGCAGTGGCCGGGGGGTTCGGGACCTGGCGTACATCAAGGTGTCCAGTGGTGTTGGTGCCGGGCTGGTGATCGATGGCAAGATCTACAGGGGCCCGGGTGGCACGGCGGGAGAAATCGGGCATATTACTCTTGATGAATCCGGTCCTGTCTGCCGCTGCGGCAACCGCGGCTGCCTGGAGACCTTCGCGGCCGCGCGCTATGTGCTCCCGCTCCTCCAGTCCAGTCACGGCACCGACCTGACCATGGAAGGGGTCGTACGGTTGGCGAGGGACGGGGACCCGGGCTGCCGTCGGGTGATCGCCGACGTCGGCCGACACATCGGAAGTGGAGTCGCCAATCTCTGCAATCTGTTGAACCCGAGCCGTGTGGTCCTCGGTGGCGATCTCGCCGAGGCCGGGGAGCTGGTGCTCGGTCCCATAAGGGAGTCGGTCGGCCGGTACGCGATCCCGAGTGCCGCACGTCAACTCTCAGTGCTGCCAGGGGCACTTGGCGGCCGTGCCGAGGTCCTCGGGGCCCTGGCCCTGGCCCTCAGCGAGATGGGTGATTCGACCCTTTTGGACGGAACCCTCTCCGCAGCAACCCCTGCCTTCACTTAG
- a CDS encoding ATP-binding cassette domain-containing protein: MVHVSATPVLALRGVSKRFGAVQALTDVDLEVHAGEVVALVGDNGAGKSTLVKTIAGVHPIDEGVIEWQGDPVRINKPHDAQGLGVATVYQDLALCDNLDVVGNLYLGRELLHRGVIDEVSMEKNSRELLSTLSIRIPSVRIPIASLSGGQRQVVAIARALIGDPKLVILDEPTAALGVEQTAQVLDLVERLRERNLAVILISHNMADVKAVADTVAVLRLGRNNGSFSVKDTSHEEIIAAITGATDNAVTRRAGRRTTEAAK; encoded by the coding sequence ATGGTTCACGTGTCCGCTACGCCCGTGCTGGCGTTGCGCGGAGTCTCCAAGCGATTCGGTGCGGTGCAGGCACTCACCGACGTCGATCTGGAGGTCCACGCCGGAGAAGTGGTCGCCCTGGTGGGCGACAACGGCGCAGGAAAGTCCACCCTGGTCAAGACGATCGCGGGTGTCCACCCCATCGATGAGGGCGTCATCGAGTGGCAGGGCGACCCGGTCCGGATCAACAAGCCGCACGACGCCCAGGGACTCGGCGTCGCGACGGTCTACCAGGACCTCGCGCTCTGCGACAACCTCGACGTCGTGGGCAACCTCTACCTCGGGCGCGAGCTGCTGCACCGGGGTGTCATCGACGAGGTGTCGATGGAGAAGAACTCCCGCGAGCTGCTCTCCACGCTCTCTATCCGGATCCCCAGCGTCCGTATCCCGATCGCGAGCCTCTCCGGCGGTCAGCGCCAGGTCGTCGCCATCGCCCGTGCCCTCATCGGCGACCCCAAGCTCGTCATCCTCGACGAGCCCACCGCCGCCCTCGGTGTCGAGCAGACCGCGCAGGTTCTCGACCTGGTCGAGCGGCTGCGCGAGCGCAACCTCGCCGTCATCCTCATCAGCCACAACATGGCCGATGTGAAGGCGGTCGCGGACACCGTCGCCGTCCTGCGGCTGGGCCGGAACAACGGTTCCTTCTCCGTGAAGGACACCAGTCACGAAGAGATCATCGCCGCGATCACGGGTGCCACGGACAACGCCGTGACCCGTCGTGCGGGGCGGCGCACCACGGAGGCGGCAAAGTGA
- a CDS encoding sugar ABC transporter substrate-binding protein, with the protein MRRVAIGATAISLALSVAACGKAGDDKDSDSGSDNGSDSKSIGLLLPDSVTARYEKFDKPYFEAKVKELCDDCDVQYANAAADPNKQAQQMSTMVTKGVKVIVVSAQDSAAIKSSIQAAVDKGVKVVAYDRLAQGPVSAYVSFDNVKVGELQGQALLDALGDKATPKAKVVMINGDDADPNAGQFKEGAHKALDGKVDIAYEQSGLWKDTVAAEKMSAAITQLGAKNIAGVYAANDGMAGGIANTLKGAKISNIPLTGQDAELAAIQRIVAGTQSSTVYKAYKPEADTAAELAVNLLEGKDIKSLADTEVTSGSGDKVQAKLLTPVSVTKENIKDTVVKDGLYTVADICTAEYAKACKSAGLE; encoded by the coding sequence ATGCGTAGAGTCGCGATCGGCGCCACCGCGATCTCGCTGGCGCTGTCCGTGGCCGCCTGTGGCAAGGCCGGCGACGACAAGGACTCGGACAGCGGCAGCGACAACGGCTCGGACAGCAAGTCGATCGGTCTGCTCCTGCCCGACTCGGTCACCGCGCGCTACGAGAAGTTCGACAAGCCTTACTTCGAGGCCAAGGTCAAGGAACTCTGCGACGACTGCGACGTCCAGTACGCGAACGCCGCGGCCGACCCGAACAAGCAGGCTCAGCAGATGAGCACCATGGTGACCAAGGGCGTCAAGGTCATCGTCGTCTCCGCCCAGGACTCCGCCGCCATCAAGTCCTCCATCCAGGCCGCGGTGGACAAGGGCGTCAAGGTCGTCGCCTACGACCGTCTCGCTCAGGGCCCGGTCTCGGCCTACGTCTCCTTCGACAACGTCAAGGTCGGCGAGCTGCAGGGCCAGGCGCTCCTCGACGCCCTCGGCGACAAGGCGACCCCCAAGGCCAAGGTCGTCATGATCAACGGCGACGACGCCGACCCGAACGCCGGTCAGTTCAAGGAGGGCGCGCACAAGGCCCTCGACGGCAAGGTCGACATCGCCTACGAGCAGTCCGGCCTCTGGAAGGACACCGTCGCCGCCGAGAAGATGTCCGCGGCGATCACCCAGCTGGGCGCCAAGAACATCGCGGGCGTCTACGCCGCCAACGACGGCATGGCCGGTGGCATCGCCAACACCCTCAAGGGTGCGAAGATCAGCAACATCCCGCTGACCGGTCAGGACGCAGAGCTTGCGGCCATCCAGCGGATCGTCGCCGGCACGCAGTCCTCCACGGTCTACAAGGCCTACAAGCCGGAGGCCGACACGGCCGCCGAGCTGGCGGTCAACCTGCTGGAGGGCAAGGACATCAAGTCCCTGGCCGACACCGAGGTGACCAGCGGCTCCGGCGACAAGGTCCAGGCGAAGCTGCTGACCCCGGTCTCGGTGACCAAGGAGAACATCAAGGACACGGTGGTGAAGGACGGCCTGTACACGGTCGCCGACATCTGCACCGCCGAGTACGCCAAGGCGTGCAAGTCCGCCGGTCTGGAGTAG